The proteins below come from a single Drosophila busckii strain San Diego stock center, stock number 13000-0081.31 chromosome X, ASM1175060v1, whole genome shotgun sequence genomic window:
- the LOC108605470 gene encoding uncharacterized protein LOC108605470 isoform X3 — MTEPTVRMLLKGQNKERHATEAEQPPEKTPHQGSNTETFLKEQQIIELVRLEPALYDRKHSHFLDANYNKQVWQTIANQVSMKRSQCQSIWLQLLFKFKRHANRLRIYSRLDRKHEQSRPCMPHEEELLFLYTHLPPYALPEKEKSKREPEVVVVDEVAVPEIAMPATATTAAQATAVPAAAADEIIDLESEMFEHYSTNNYHQRLIEAVRAYPQLYDTRHPDYEDYRIRGISWCDIANELSDKATKLMKTWMQLLTRYEWELNHCQAVNRTQVYTQLAFMESHIRQRTHTVCKTSHYLKGNWLEPVESFRGVMTLIKALKALPDLVAQVENGWWTKPRTTVEYHNLWVSVSYKVKVSHQRCEVTWLGLRSFYQELANMRKAGYRLQDKWFFENLMAEIVDPPTGIYKVLSGGLLTGGKVIPLNEPLSKAIPAKRPKLKVVATTATATTGTSTITTATTTTALQIIKVPATTMLKAVTITPASAASLKAANSSATILKLATATTPAAAAKPGVLKLTSVSPAAATTIPILSATTIGARATIIPTTVAAQPTVLTMPRPITITPRMPLKLPAGLKLTPVPASVATQMITPPGLQVTLRPKISTLVRSTATPPPPPHNLISAPASTLKVTSVKSLAPATATITAIKTTKELPWIQARPLHALLSQPLIVAKPKAAIITSPPPLVAITKATLPVKCAKRIDLDSLTAATSTSTSTSTSNSTSSSSQSDNNKNGKKQQPSGGVMKTLSSSKHDSPTGEKTERHW; from the exons atGACAGAGCCTACAGTGCGCATGCTGCTAAAGGGGCAGAACAAGGAGCGACATGCAACAGAGG CTGAGCAGCCACCAGAAAAAACACCGCATCAAGGCAGCAACACTGAAACCTTTTTGAAAGAACAGCAAATAATAGAATTGGTGCGCCTGGAGCCAGCGCTCTACGATAGAAAACACAGTCACTTTCTAGATGCAAACTACAATAAGCAAGTGTGGCAAACTATTGCCAATCAAGTGTCCATGAAGCGCTCGCAATGCCAAAGCATCTGGCTTCAGTTGCTCTTCAAGTTCAAGCGTCATGCGAACCGCTTGCGCATTTATAGTCGCCTGGACAGAAAGCATGAGCAAAGCCGCCCCTGCATGCCACACGAGGAGGAGTTGTTGTTTCTCTATACGCATTTGCCACCCTATGCGCTAcctgaaaaagaaaaatccaAGCGAGAACCAGAAGTAGTTGTTGTGGATGAGGTAGCTGTGCCAGAGATAGCTATgccggcaacggcaacaactgcagcgcaGGCTACTGCTGTACCCGCCGCAGCTGCAGACGAGATCATTGATCTGGAATCGGAAATGTTTGAGCACTATAGCACCAATAACTATCATCAGCGTTTGATTGAGGCAGTGCGGGCCTATCCACAGCTCTATGACACACGCCATCCCGATTATGAAGATTATCGCATTCGCGGCATTAGCTGGTGCGACATTGCCAATGAGTTAAGCGACAAGGCCACCAAGCTGATGAAAACCTGGATGCAGCTGCTCACACGCTACGAATGGGAGTTGAACCACTGTCAAGCTGTCAATCGTACGCAAGTCTACACACAGCTTGCCTTTATGGAATCCCATATACGCCAACGCACCCATACAGTGTGCAAGACATCGCATTATTTAAAAGGCAACTGGCTTGAGCCCGTTGAGAGCTTTCGCGGTGTGATGACGCTAATAAAGGCACTGAAGGCTTTGCCCGATCTTGTCGCGCAGGTGGAGAACGGCTGGTGGACGAAACCAAGAACAACGGTAGAATATCATAATCTCTGGGTGTCGGTGTCCTACAAAGTGAAGGTGAGCCATCAGCGCTGTGAGGTAACCTGGCTGGGCTTGCGGTCATTCTATCAGGAGCTGGCCAATATGCGCAAGGCGGGCTATCGGCTGCAGGACAAATGGTTCTTTGAGAATCTAATGGCCGAAATAGTCGATCCGCCAACAGGCATATACAAGGTGCTGTCGGGCGGGCTGCTGACTGGAGGCAAGGTAATACCACTGAATGAGCCGCTAAGCAAAGCAATTCCGGCAAAGAGACCAAAGCTAAAAGTAGTagcaactacagcaacagcaacgacaggaacgtcaacaataacaacagcaacaacaacaacagcgcttCAGATAATTAAAGtgccggcaacaacaatgctcaAGGCAGTAACCATAAcaccagcatcagcagcatcactaaaagcagcaaactcgTCAGCAACAATACTAAAGCTAGCTACAGCGAcgacaccagcagcagcagctaagcctGGAGTGCTAAAGCTGACATCAGTaagtccagcagcagcaacaacaatacccATTCTATCAGCAACAACTATTGGCGCCAGAGCAACAATAATACCAACAACAGTAGCCGCACAGCCCACTGTGCTGACCATGCCAAGACCTATAACGATTACACCACGCATGCCGCTCAAGCTGCCCGCAGGCTTGAAGCTAACACCGGTGCCTGCGTCTGTGGCTACGCAGATGATTACCCCACCTGGACTGCAGGTAACACTGCGTCCAAAGATAAGTACACTAGTGCGTTCAACAGCGacgccaccaccgccgccacaTAATCTGATCTCAGCGCCAGCCTCCACGCTCAAAGTCACCAGCGTGAAGTCGCTAGCGCCTGCAACGGCAACCATAACAGCAATCAAAACGACCAAGGAGCTACCTTGGATACAGGCCAGGCCACTGCATGCGCTGCTATCGCAGCCACTTATTGTTGCAAAACCcaaagcagcaataattacATCACCGCCACCGCTGGTGGCCATAACCAAAGCAACATTACCAGTTAAATGCGCCAAGAGAATAGATTTGGACAGCCtgacagcagccacaagcaccagcaccagcaccagtaccagcaacagcaccagcagcagcagccagagtgacaacaacaaaaacggcaaaaagcaacaaccatCTGGCGGCGTCATGAAAACTCTCAGCAGTAGCAAACACGATAGCCCCACCGGTGAAA aaaCTGAGCGTCACTGGTAG
- the LOC108605470 gene encoding uncharacterized protein LOC108605470 isoform X1: MTEPTVRMLLKGQNKERHATEAEQPPEKTPHQGSNTETFLKEQQIIELVRLEPALYDRKHSHFLDANYNKQVWQTIANQVSMKRSQCQSIWLQLLFKFKRHANRLRIYSRLDRKHEQSRPCMPHEEELLFLYTHLPPYALPEKEKSKREPEVVVVDEVAVPEIAMPATATTAAQATAVPAAAADEIIDLESEMFEHYSTNNYHQRLIEAVRAYPQLYDTRHPDYEDYRIRGISWCDIANELSDKATKLMKTWMQLLTRYEWELNHCQAVNRTQVYTQLAFMESHIRQRTHTVCKTSHYLKGNWLEPVESFRGVMTLIKALKALPDLVAQVENGWWTKPRTTVEYHNLWVSVSYKVKVSHQRCEVTWLGLRSFYQELANMRKAGYRLQDKWFFENLMAEIVDPPTGIYKVLSGGLLTGGKVIPLNEPLSKAIPAKRPKLKVVATTATATTGTSTITTATTTTALQIIKVPATTMLKAVTITPASAASLKAANSSATILKLATATTPAAAAKPGVLKLTSVSPAAATTIPILSATTIGARATIIPTTVAAQPTVLTMPRPITITPRMPLKLPAGLKLTPVPASVATQMITPPGLQVTLRPKISTLVRSTATPPPPPHNLISAPASTLKVTSVKSLAPATATITAIKTTKELPWIQARPLHALLSQPLIVAKPKAAIITSPPPLVAITKATLPVKCAKRIDLDSLTAATSTSTSTSTSNSTSSSSQSDNNKNGKKQQPSGGVMKTLSSSKHDSPTGESKTTLTGQINNHIITVTYVSKLNLKKLSVTGSFQAEMNNVRLSQFIRMVLSIPQLHNTEPDLETQRNDFWLLISKKFSIHECSCIAIWHFLLNNMQLLPKIGPLKELTNPLKGLTKVWKISHRLFGKFDEIACKYKWAKHKSVLPDFIKLMAKSEQLYADMRRSQPAAEPNAADLDVWRTAAEQFPGMNHLDVWQMFKFAFKTYMEDLERGIENPWPQNWWQALEQLRFLVNVRYVPFEPYYYIVHRKVTDEIRRCSMYEALMRPTDKAATAKAQECSTESLLAREIEEAKRLFDVEAKEQRMRRQHKLDSTDAAEQVAAASTSTSAPPSPATKKNANPTSMTAALPSPPARVTSAPPPPATTVSPAPAAKCNAASTSAPSTTNIGYTEQDLKPNKDLLDALARKCGGAAKIDIYELTRLMRCFPNCYIKSANIKQRRHAWQQVAKELNMRLSNCLTGLQQAIRGMYNMRLLDPEKRCGMAQRYYQHIQEICTEVNDQHYVAQRLSKQQLIEPKGTLAQERYMPEINLTNCKPGIVLKNWSNAIGNLDSKDPSRLQKKLEIIFAQHAASANITWANVLKEEPEDESDEHKDGGTPD; the protein is encoded by the exons atGACAGAGCCTACAGTGCGCATGCTGCTAAAGGGGCAGAACAAGGAGCGACATGCAACAGAGG CTGAGCAGCCACCAGAAAAAACACCGCATCAAGGCAGCAACACTGAAACCTTTTTGAAAGAACAGCAAATAATAGAATTGGTGCGCCTGGAGCCAGCGCTCTACGATAGAAAACACAGTCACTTTCTAGATGCAAACTACAATAAGCAAGTGTGGCAAACTATTGCCAATCAAGTGTCCATGAAGCGCTCGCAATGCCAAAGCATCTGGCTTCAGTTGCTCTTCAAGTTCAAGCGTCATGCGAACCGCTTGCGCATTTATAGTCGCCTGGACAGAAAGCATGAGCAAAGCCGCCCCTGCATGCCACACGAGGAGGAGTTGTTGTTTCTCTATACGCATTTGCCACCCTATGCGCTAcctgaaaaagaaaaatccaAGCGAGAACCAGAAGTAGTTGTTGTGGATGAGGTAGCTGTGCCAGAGATAGCTATgccggcaacggcaacaactgcagcgcaGGCTACTGCTGTACCCGCCGCAGCTGCAGACGAGATCATTGATCTGGAATCGGAAATGTTTGAGCACTATAGCACCAATAACTATCATCAGCGTTTGATTGAGGCAGTGCGGGCCTATCCACAGCTCTATGACACACGCCATCCCGATTATGAAGATTATCGCATTCGCGGCATTAGCTGGTGCGACATTGCCAATGAGTTAAGCGACAAGGCCACCAAGCTGATGAAAACCTGGATGCAGCTGCTCACACGCTACGAATGGGAGTTGAACCACTGTCAAGCTGTCAATCGTACGCAAGTCTACACACAGCTTGCCTTTATGGAATCCCATATACGCCAACGCACCCATACAGTGTGCAAGACATCGCATTATTTAAAAGGCAACTGGCTTGAGCCCGTTGAGAGCTTTCGCGGTGTGATGACGCTAATAAAGGCACTGAAGGCTTTGCCCGATCTTGTCGCGCAGGTGGAGAACGGCTGGTGGACGAAACCAAGAACAACGGTAGAATATCATAATCTCTGGGTGTCGGTGTCCTACAAAGTGAAGGTGAGCCATCAGCGCTGTGAGGTAACCTGGCTGGGCTTGCGGTCATTCTATCAGGAGCTGGCCAATATGCGCAAGGCGGGCTATCGGCTGCAGGACAAATGGTTCTTTGAGAATCTAATGGCCGAAATAGTCGATCCGCCAACAGGCATATACAAGGTGCTGTCGGGCGGGCTGCTGACTGGAGGCAAGGTAATACCACTGAATGAGCCGCTAAGCAAAGCAATTCCGGCAAAGAGACCAAAGCTAAAAGTAGTagcaactacagcaacagcaacgacaggaacgtcaacaataacaacagcaacaacaacaacagcgcttCAGATAATTAAAGtgccggcaacaacaatgctcaAGGCAGTAACCATAAcaccagcatcagcagcatcactaaaagcagcaaactcgTCAGCAACAATACTAAAGCTAGCTACAGCGAcgacaccagcagcagcagctaagcctGGAGTGCTAAAGCTGACATCAGTaagtccagcagcagcaacaacaatacccATTCTATCAGCAACAACTATTGGCGCCAGAGCAACAATAATACCAACAACAGTAGCCGCACAGCCCACTGTGCTGACCATGCCAAGACCTATAACGATTACACCACGCATGCCGCTCAAGCTGCCCGCAGGCTTGAAGCTAACACCGGTGCCTGCGTCTGTGGCTACGCAGATGATTACCCCACCTGGACTGCAGGTAACACTGCGTCCAAAGATAAGTACACTAGTGCGTTCAACAGCGacgccaccaccgccgccacaTAATCTGATCTCAGCGCCAGCCTCCACGCTCAAAGTCACCAGCGTGAAGTCGCTAGCGCCTGCAACGGCAACCATAACAGCAATCAAAACGACCAAGGAGCTACCTTGGATACAGGCCAGGCCACTGCATGCGCTGCTATCGCAGCCACTTATTGTTGCAAAACCcaaagcagcaataattacATCACCGCCACCGCTGGTGGCCATAACCAAAGCAACATTACCAGTTAAATGCGCCAAGAGAATAGATTTGGACAGCCtgacagcagccacaagcaccagcaccagcaccagtaccagcaacagcaccagcagcagcagccagagtgacaacaacaaaaacggcaaaaagcaacaaccatCTGGCGGCGTCATGAAAACTCTCAGCAGTAGCAAACACGATAGCCCCACCGGTGAAAGTAAGACCACACTCACCGGTCAGATCAATAATCATATCATTACAGTGACCTATGTttctaaacttaatttaaagaaaCTGAGCGTCACTGGTAGCTTTCAAGCCGAGATGAATAACGTGCGCCTGTCTCAGTTTATACGCATGGTGTTGTCTATACCGCAGCTACATAATACCGAACCCGATCTCGAGACACAGCGCAACGATTTTTGGCTGCTGATTTCTAAAAAGTTTTCTATTCATG AGTGTTCCTGCATTGCCATTTGGCACTTTCTTCTCAAcaacatgcagctgctgcctaaGATTGGGCCACTGAAGGAGCTCACTAATCCATTGAAGGGTCTAACCAAAGTCTGGAAGATATCACATCGTTTATTTGGCAAATTTGATGAAATCgcttgtaaatataaatgggCTAAACATAAGAGCGTGCTGCCTGACTTTATCAAACTGATGGCCAAGTCGGAGCAGCTGTATGCGGATATGCGCAGGTCGCAACCAGCTGCAGAGCCCAATGCTGCGGACTTGGACGTTTGGCGCACAGCAGCTGAACAATTTCCAGGCA TGAATCATCTTGATGTTTGGCAAATGTtcaaatttgcattcaaaacCTATATGGAGGATCTGGAGCGTGGCATTGAGAATCCCTGGCCGCAGAACTGGTGGCAAGCACTCGAGCAGCTTAGATTCCTTGTCAATGTGCGCTATGTGCCATTCGAGCCGTACTATTATATAGTGCATCGCAAAGTTACCGATGAGATTAGGCGCTGCAGCATGTATGAGGCGCTAATGCGACCCACAGATAAAGCAGCTACCGCAAAGGCACAAGAATGCTCCACAGAATCGCTCCTAGCACGGGAAATAGAAGAAGCAAAGCGTTTGTTTGACGTGGAAGCAAAAGAGCAACGCATGCGTCGCCAGCATAAACTAGATTCGACTGATGCTGCTGAGCAAGTGGCGGCTGCTTCAACTTCAACATCTGCTCCGCCATCTccagctacaaaaaaaaatgcgaacCCAACTTCAATGACTGCTGCGCTTCCATCTCCGCCTGCTCGTGTAACTTCTGCTCCACCTCCACCTGCTACAACAGTTAGTCCTGCTCCCGCTGCAAAATGTAATGCTGCTTCAACTTCTGCTCCTTCTACTACAAATATTGGCTATACTGAGCAAGATCTCAAACCTAATAAGGATTTATTAGATGCTCTTGCTAGAAAATGCGGCGGTGCAGCCAAAATAGATATCTATGAGCTAACGCGCTTGATGCGCTGCTTTCCCAACTGCTATATCAAGTCCGCTAATATAAAACAGCGCCGTCATGCCTGGCAGCAAGTGGCAAAGGAGCTAAACATGCGTT TAAGTAATTGCTTGACGGGCCTGCAGCAGGCGATTCGTGGCATGTACAACATGCGCCTGCTGGATCCAGAGAAGCGCTGCGGCATGGCGCAACGCTATTATCAGCACATACAGGAGATTTGTACGGAGGTCAACGATCAGCATTATGTGGCACAGCGTCTCTCCAAACAGCAACTAATCGAACCCAAGGGCACACTCGCACAGGAGCGCTATATGCCCGAAATTAATTTGACTAATTGCAAACCAGGCATCGTATTAAAGAACTGGTCAAATGCTATTGGTAATTTGGATAGCAAGGACCCTAGTCGCTTGCAAAAAAAACTGGAGATTATTTTTGCCCAACATGCCGCTTCGGCGAATATAACTTGGGCAAATGTGCTGAAGGAGGAACCTGAGGATGAAAGTGATGAGCACAAGGATGGTGGTACTCCggattaa
- the LOC108605470 gene encoding uncharacterized protein LOC108605470 isoform X2, which translates to MTEPTVRMLLKGQNKERHATEAEQPPEKTPHQGSNTETFLKEQQIIELVRLEPALYDRKHSHFLDANYNKQVWQTIANQVSMKRSQCQSIWLQLLFKFKRHANRLRIYSRLDRKHEQSRPCMPHEEELLFLYTHLPPYALPEKEKSKREPEVVVVDEVAVPEIAMPATATTAAQATAVPAAAADEIIDLESEMFEHYSTNNYHQRLIEAVRAYPQLYDTRHPDYEDYRIRGISWCDIANELSDKATKLMKTWMQLLTRYEWELNHCQAVNRTQVYTQLAFMESHIRQRTHTVCKTSHYLKGNWLEPVESFRGVMTLIKALKALPDLVAQVENGWWTKPRTTVEYHNLWVSVSYKVKVSHQRCEVTWLGLRSFYQELANMRKAGYRLQDKWFFENLMAEIVDPPTGIYKVLSGGLLTGGKVIPLNEPLSKAIPAKRPKLKVVATTATATTGTSTITTATTTTALQIIKVPATTMLKAVTITPASAASLKAANSSATILKLATATTPAAAAKPGVLKLTSVSPAAATTIPILSATTIGARATIIPTTVAAQPTVLTMPRPITITPRMPLKLPAGLKLTPVPASVATQMITPPGLQVTLRPKISTLVRSTATPPPPPHNLISAPASTLKVTSVKSLAPATATITAIKTTKELPWIQARPLHALLSQPLIVAKPKAAIITSPPPLVAITKATLPVKCAKRIDLDSLTAATSTSTSTSTSNSTSSSSQSDNNKNGKKQQPSGGVMKTLSSSKHDSPTGESKTTLTGQINNHIITVTYVSKLNLKKLSVTGSFQAEMNNVRLSQFIRMVLSIPQLHNTEPDLETQRNDFWLLISKKFSIHECSCIAIWHFLLNNMQLLPKIGPLKELTNPLKGLTKVWKISHRLFGKFDEIACKYKWAKHKSVLPDFIKLMAKSEQLYADMRRSQPAAEPNAADLDVWRTAAEQFPGMNHLDVWQMFKFAFKTYMEDLERGIENPWPQNWWQALEQLRFLVNVRYVPFEPYYYIVHRKVTDEIRRCSMYEALMRPTDKAATAKAQECSTESLLAREIEEAKRLFDVEAKEQRMRRQHKLDSTDAAEQVAAASTSTSAPPSPATKKNANPTSMTAALPSPPARVTSAPPPPATTVSPAPAAKCNAASTSAPSTTNIGYTEQDLKPNKDLLDALARKCGGAAKIDIYELTRLMRCFPNCYIKSANIKQRRHAWQQVAKELNMRCSK; encoded by the exons atGACAGAGCCTACAGTGCGCATGCTGCTAAAGGGGCAGAACAAGGAGCGACATGCAACAGAGG CTGAGCAGCCACCAGAAAAAACACCGCATCAAGGCAGCAACACTGAAACCTTTTTGAAAGAACAGCAAATAATAGAATTGGTGCGCCTGGAGCCAGCGCTCTACGATAGAAAACACAGTCACTTTCTAGATGCAAACTACAATAAGCAAGTGTGGCAAACTATTGCCAATCAAGTGTCCATGAAGCGCTCGCAATGCCAAAGCATCTGGCTTCAGTTGCTCTTCAAGTTCAAGCGTCATGCGAACCGCTTGCGCATTTATAGTCGCCTGGACAGAAAGCATGAGCAAAGCCGCCCCTGCATGCCACACGAGGAGGAGTTGTTGTTTCTCTATACGCATTTGCCACCCTATGCGCTAcctgaaaaagaaaaatccaAGCGAGAACCAGAAGTAGTTGTTGTGGATGAGGTAGCTGTGCCAGAGATAGCTATgccggcaacggcaacaactgcagcgcaGGCTACTGCTGTACCCGCCGCAGCTGCAGACGAGATCATTGATCTGGAATCGGAAATGTTTGAGCACTATAGCACCAATAACTATCATCAGCGTTTGATTGAGGCAGTGCGGGCCTATCCACAGCTCTATGACACACGCCATCCCGATTATGAAGATTATCGCATTCGCGGCATTAGCTGGTGCGACATTGCCAATGAGTTAAGCGACAAGGCCACCAAGCTGATGAAAACCTGGATGCAGCTGCTCACACGCTACGAATGGGAGTTGAACCACTGTCAAGCTGTCAATCGTACGCAAGTCTACACACAGCTTGCCTTTATGGAATCCCATATACGCCAACGCACCCATACAGTGTGCAAGACATCGCATTATTTAAAAGGCAACTGGCTTGAGCCCGTTGAGAGCTTTCGCGGTGTGATGACGCTAATAAAGGCACTGAAGGCTTTGCCCGATCTTGTCGCGCAGGTGGAGAACGGCTGGTGGACGAAACCAAGAACAACGGTAGAATATCATAATCTCTGGGTGTCGGTGTCCTACAAAGTGAAGGTGAGCCATCAGCGCTGTGAGGTAACCTGGCTGGGCTTGCGGTCATTCTATCAGGAGCTGGCCAATATGCGCAAGGCGGGCTATCGGCTGCAGGACAAATGGTTCTTTGAGAATCTAATGGCCGAAATAGTCGATCCGCCAACAGGCATATACAAGGTGCTGTCGGGCGGGCTGCTGACTGGAGGCAAGGTAATACCACTGAATGAGCCGCTAAGCAAAGCAATTCCGGCAAAGAGACCAAAGCTAAAAGTAGTagcaactacagcaacagcaacgacaggaacgtcaacaataacaacagcaacaacaacaacagcgcttCAGATAATTAAAGtgccggcaacaacaatgctcaAGGCAGTAACCATAAcaccagcatcagcagcatcactaaaagcagcaaactcgTCAGCAACAATACTAAAGCTAGCTACAGCGAcgacaccagcagcagcagctaagcctGGAGTGCTAAAGCTGACATCAGTaagtccagcagcagcaacaacaatacccATTCTATCAGCAACAACTATTGGCGCCAGAGCAACAATAATACCAACAACAGTAGCCGCACAGCCCACTGTGCTGACCATGCCAAGACCTATAACGATTACACCACGCATGCCGCTCAAGCTGCCCGCAGGCTTGAAGCTAACACCGGTGCCTGCGTCTGTGGCTACGCAGATGATTACCCCACCTGGACTGCAGGTAACACTGCGTCCAAAGATAAGTACACTAGTGCGTTCAACAGCGacgccaccaccgccgccacaTAATCTGATCTCAGCGCCAGCCTCCACGCTCAAAGTCACCAGCGTGAAGTCGCTAGCGCCTGCAACGGCAACCATAACAGCAATCAAAACGACCAAGGAGCTACCTTGGATACAGGCCAGGCCACTGCATGCGCTGCTATCGCAGCCACTTATTGTTGCAAAACCcaaagcagcaataattacATCACCGCCACCGCTGGTGGCCATAACCAAAGCAACATTACCAGTTAAATGCGCCAAGAGAATAGATTTGGACAGCCtgacagcagccacaagcaccagcaccagcaccagtaccagcaacagcaccagcagcagcagccagagtgacaacaacaaaaacggcaaaaagcaacaaccatCTGGCGGCGTCATGAAAACTCTCAGCAGTAGCAAACACGATAGCCCCACCGGTGAAAGTAAGACCACACTCACCGGTCAGATCAATAATCATATCATTACAGTGACCTATGTttctaaacttaatttaaagaaaCTGAGCGTCACTGGTAGCTTTCAAGCCGAGATGAATAACGTGCGCCTGTCTCAGTTTATACGCATGGTGTTGTCTATACCGCAGCTACATAATACCGAACCCGATCTCGAGACACAGCGCAACGATTTTTGGCTGCTGATTTCTAAAAAGTTTTCTATTCATG AGTGTTCCTGCATTGCCATTTGGCACTTTCTTCTCAAcaacatgcagctgctgcctaaGATTGGGCCACTGAAGGAGCTCACTAATCCATTGAAGGGTCTAACCAAAGTCTGGAAGATATCACATCGTTTATTTGGCAAATTTGATGAAATCgcttgtaaatataaatgggCTAAACATAAGAGCGTGCTGCCTGACTTTATCAAACTGATGGCCAAGTCGGAGCAGCTGTATGCGGATATGCGCAGGTCGCAACCAGCTGCAGAGCCCAATGCTGCGGACTTGGACGTTTGGCGCACAGCAGCTGAACAATTTCCAGGCA TGAATCATCTTGATGTTTGGCAAATGTtcaaatttgcattcaaaacCTATATGGAGGATCTGGAGCGTGGCATTGAGAATCCCTGGCCGCAGAACTGGTGGCAAGCACTCGAGCAGCTTAGATTCCTTGTCAATGTGCGCTATGTGCCATTCGAGCCGTACTATTATATAGTGCATCGCAAAGTTACCGATGAGATTAGGCGCTGCAGCATGTATGAGGCGCTAATGCGACCCACAGATAAAGCAGCTACCGCAAAGGCACAAGAATGCTCCACAGAATCGCTCCTAGCACGGGAAATAGAAGAAGCAAAGCGTTTGTTTGACGTGGAAGCAAAAGAGCAACGCATGCGTCGCCAGCATAAACTAGATTCGACTGATGCTGCTGAGCAAGTGGCGGCTGCTTCAACTTCAACATCTGCTCCGCCATCTccagctacaaaaaaaaatgcgaacCCAACTTCAATGACTGCTGCGCTTCCATCTCCGCCTGCTCGTGTAACTTCTGCTCCACCTCCACCTGCTACAACAGTTAGTCCTGCTCCCGCTGCAAAATGTAATGCTGCTTCAACTTCTGCTCCTTCTACTACAAATATTGGCTATACTGAGCAAGATCTCAAACCTAATAAGGATTTATTAGATGCTCTTGCTAGAAAATGCGGCGGTGCAGCCAAAATAGATATCTATGAGCTAACGCGCTTGATGCGCTGCTTTCCCAACTGCTATATCAAGTCCGCTAATATAAAACAGCGCCGTCATGCCTGGCAGCAAGTGGCAAAGGAGCTAAACATGCGTTGTAG TAAGTAA